Proteins encoded in a region of the Euzebya tangerina genome:
- the argH gene encoding argininosuccinate lyase — protein sequence MSGGHESSATGEGRLWGARFASGPDQAAWDLGRSVHVDARLWRYDLTGSRAHADELRRLDLLTAEDHQSLTVALTRIEGEFTEGSFTFEDGDEDIHGAVERRLIELAPEAGGRLRAGRSRNDQIANDLRLYLADHIVELVAAVRDVAGALADQAEAVTEVLAPGYTHLQRAQPVTLAHHLLAHAWALDRDVGRLIDCRQRTLSVSPLGSGAMAGLTLGLDPANYATALGYRGVAENSMDAVADRDFAIEFLSAAAMLGVHLSRLCEEVVVWATVEFGWVRVGDAFSTGSSIMPQKRNPDVAELVRGKTGRLIGDLVSLLVTLKGLPLTYNRDLQEDKEPVFDAVDTLQLALPAVAGMVRTLTFDNERISGSAAGGFALATDVAEALVVAGVPFRTAHERVGEVVAACEAEGIDITELAPDRLAAELPELDPSAIADLLDPAGAVRRRTTVQGPAPEAVRSQIAALRERLGA from the coding sequence ATGAGTGGTGGGCACGAGTCATCGGCGACCGGGGAGGGGCGGCTGTGGGGCGCCCGATTCGCGTCCGGTCCCGACCAGGCCGCGTGGGATCTGGGCCGCTCCGTGCACGTCGACGCACGGCTGTGGCGGTACGACCTGACCGGATCGCGGGCGCACGCGGACGAGCTCCGTCGCCTGGACCTGCTGACAGCCGAGGACCACCAGTCGCTGACCGTCGCGCTGACGCGGATCGAGGGTGAGTTCACGGAAGGGTCGTTCACCTTCGAGGACGGCGATGAGGACATCCACGGTGCCGTCGAGCGGCGGCTGATCGAGTTGGCCCCGGAGGCGGGCGGACGGCTGCGGGCAGGACGGTCCCGCAACGACCAGATCGCAAACGATCTGCGCCTGTACCTCGCCGACCACATCGTGGAGCTCGTGGCGGCCGTCCGGGACGTCGCCGGGGCGCTGGCTGATCAGGCCGAGGCCGTGACCGAGGTCCTGGCCCCCGGGTACACCCATCTCCAACGAGCCCAGCCGGTCACGCTGGCCCATCACCTGCTCGCCCACGCCTGGGCCCTCGACCGCGACGTCGGAAGGCTGATCGACTGCCGTCAGCGGACGCTCTCGGTCTCCCCGCTCGGCTCGGGCGCGATGGCCGGTCTCACCTTGGGCCTGGACCCGGCCAACTACGCCACCGCGCTCGGCTACCGCGGAGTAGCAGAGAACTCGATGGACGCCGTGGCGGACCGCGACTTCGCAATCGAGTTCCTCTCCGCTGCCGCGATGCTCGGCGTGCATCTCTCCCGGCTCTGCGAGGAGGTCGTGGTCTGGGCGACTGTGGAGTTCGGTTGGGTTCGCGTCGGCGATGCCTTCTCGACCGGGTCGTCGATCATGCCGCAGAAGCGCAACCCGGACGTGGCCGAGTTGGTGCGCGGGAAGACCGGCCGCCTGATCGGTGACCTGGTGTCGCTCCTCGTCACGCTCAAGGGCCTCCCCCTCACCTACAACCGTGACCTGCAGGAGGACAAGGAGCCGGTGTTCGACGCCGTCGACACTCTGCAGCTGGCCCTCCCGGCCGTCGCGGGGATGGTGCGGACCCTGACCTTCGACAACGAGCGGATCAGCGGCTCCGCAGCCGGGGGGTTCGCGCTGGCCACCGATGTCGCCGAGGCGCTGGTGGTGGCCGGCGTGCCCTTCCGAACCGCCCATGAACGGGTGGGGGAGGTGGTTGCCGCCTGTGAGGCCGAGGGGATCGACATCACCGAGCTCGCCCCCGACCGGCTGGCCGCTGAGCTGCCCGAGTTGGATCCCTCCGCGATCGCCGACCTGCTGGATCCGGCAGGAGCTGTACGGCGTCGCACGACGGTCCAGGGGCCGGCGCCGGAGGCCGTCCGCAGCCAGATCGCGGCACTCCGGGAGCGCCTAGGAGCGTGA
- the polX gene encoding DNA polymerase/3'-5' exonuclease PolX gives MAWVNEELARRFGEIATLLKISGADRFRVRAYERAADTIGAAPVDLGSVDAAELKDVKGIGDSTAKKIVEYLETGTMTMLEELREKVPAGVVELTRVPGLGPKTAVQLHDTLGVDSIEALRTAMADGSVAGLPGLGAKTVANLEESLRRMGAKDTDRVPAADAISLAEEICDRLREREDIAEVTYAGSLRRMRDTIGDIDILVASEGDPAPIHEAFRGFDLVETVIAAGEKKTSVITVRGIQADLRVVEPDAWGAALQYFTGSKAHNVRIRERAVRQGLLLNEYGIFRRELDDDDKPVAGERIASRTEQVVYDAIDMGYVPPTMREDTGEVDAALDGSLPIVVTLADMTGDLHGHSDWSGDGKATLEDMVAAAAARGYVYWAVTDHAEDLAINGITADQVRERREIIRSLQDSYPDMVILDGSELNIGLEGQLDYDPDFLLEFDWTVASVHSGLERDSAAQTERIMRAIQSPAVNAIGHLTGRKVGKRPGFEVDLAAILEACRETGTALEVNASPRRLDLSGEMTRRAVEAGVTLTISCDAHSIGDLDSMRYGVWTAQRGWATPADVLNTGDVERLRGFVQAKRDALG, from the coding sequence ATGGCTTGGGTGAACGAGGAGTTGGCACGACGGTTCGGCGAGATCGCGACCCTGCTGAAGATCAGCGGCGCCGATCGATTCCGGGTCAGGGCCTACGAGCGCGCGGCCGACACCATCGGGGCCGCACCCGTCGACCTCGGGTCCGTGGACGCCGCGGAGCTGAAGGACGTCAAGGGCATCGGGGACTCCACGGCGAAGAAGATCGTGGAGTATCTGGAGACCGGCACCATGACCATGCTGGAGGAGCTGCGCGAGAAGGTCCCGGCCGGTGTCGTCGAGCTCACCCGTGTCCCAGGCCTCGGTCCGAAGACCGCGGTCCAACTCCACGACACGCTTGGCGTCGACTCCATCGAGGCCCTGCGGACTGCGATGGCCGACGGGTCTGTCGCGGGGCTGCCTGGGCTGGGCGCGAAGACGGTCGCGAACCTCGAGGAGTCCCTCCGGCGGATGGGGGCCAAGGACACCGACCGGGTGCCTGCCGCCGATGCGATCTCGCTGGCCGAGGAGATCTGCGACCGCCTCCGCGAGCGGGAGGACATCGCGGAGGTCACCTACGCCGGCTCCCTGCGTCGGATGCGCGACACGATCGGGGACATCGACATCCTGGTCGCCTCCGAGGGCGACCCGGCCCCGATCCACGAGGCGTTCCGCGGCTTCGACCTGGTCGAGACCGTCATCGCGGCCGGGGAGAAGAAGACCTCCGTCATCACCGTCCGAGGCATCCAGGCCGACCTGCGCGTCGTCGAACCTGACGCCTGGGGCGCAGCGCTGCAGTACTTCACCGGGTCGAAGGCCCACAACGTGCGGATTCGGGAGCGGGCCGTCCGTCAGGGACTGCTGCTGAACGAGTACGGCATCTTCAGGCGCGAGCTGGACGACGACGACAAGCCGGTCGCCGGTGAGCGGATCGCCTCCCGCACCGAGCAGGTCGTCTACGACGCCATAGACATGGGCTATGTGCCACCGACGATGCGAGAGGACACCGGCGAGGTCGACGCTGCGCTGGACGGATCGTTGCCGATCGTGGTGACGCTGGCGGACATGACCGGTGACCTGCACGGGCACTCGGACTGGTCCGGCGACGGCAAGGCGACGTTGGAGGACATGGTCGCCGCCGCAGCTGCCAGGGGCTACGTCTACTGGGCGGTCACCGACCACGCCGAGGACCTGGCCATCAACGGCATCACCGCCGATCAGGTGCGCGAGCGCCGCGAGATCATCCGATCGCTCCAGGACAGCTACCCCGACATGGTCATCCTGGACGGCTCCGAGCTGAACATCGGGCTGGAGGGGCAGCTGGACTACGACCCCGACTTCCTGCTCGAGTTCGACTGGACCGTGGCCAGCGTCCACTCCGGCCTCGAACGTGACAGCGCCGCCCAGACCGAACGGATCATGCGGGCCATCCAGTCACCGGCCGTCAATGCGATCGGGCACCTCACGGGGCGCAAGGTGGGCAAGCGGCCGGGCTTCGAGGTCGACCTGGCGGCCATCCTGGAGGCGTGCCGTGAGACGGGGACGGCGCTGGAGGTCAATGCCTCCCCCCGCCGGCTGGACCTCTCCGGCGAGATGACCCGTCGCGCGGTCGAGGCCGGTGTCACCCTCACGATCTCGTGTGACGCCCACTCGATCGGAGACCTGGACTCGATGCGCTACGGCGTGTGGACCGCCCAGCGGGGGTGGGCGACCCCGGCGGACGTGCTGAACACCGGCGATGTCGAGCGGCTGCGTGGGTTTGTCCAGGCCAAGCGTGACGCACTCGGTTGA
- a CDS encoding DNA-3-methyladenine glycosylase, with protein MTHSVEPLPRSFFERHAPLVARDLIGTHLVAPSGVRAEVVEVEAYDQKDPAAHTYGGPTPRNEVMFGPAAHLYTYFVYGMHWCANIVTGQPGEGEAVLLRAARLLEGEGAVRVRRGTSVAERDLLRGPARLAAGLGLGRTAGGADLLAPDAPLRVVVGAAAPGATAVEVGPRVGVRLAADVPWRFVAAGSRWVSDYRRHPRAAPRAT; from the coding sequence GTGACGCACTCGGTTGAGCCTCTTCCGCGGTCGTTCTTCGAGCGGCACGCGCCGCTCGTGGCCCGCGACCTGATCGGCACGCACCTCGTGGCCCCCAGTGGCGTGCGGGCCGAGGTCGTCGAGGTCGAGGCGTACGACCAGAAGGATCCCGCAGCACACACCTACGGCGGCCCCACACCCCGCAACGAGGTGATGTTCGGACCGGCAGCGCACCTGTACACCTACTTCGTCTACGGGATGCACTGGTGCGCCAACATCGTGACCGGGCAGCCGGGGGAGGGAGAGGCGGTGCTGCTGCGGGCGGCCCGACTTCTCGAGGGGGAGGGGGCGGTTCGGGTGCGGCGCGGGACGTCGGTGGCAGAGCGAGACCTCCTGCGGGGTCCAGCTCGGCTGGCAGCGGGGCTCGGGCTGGGTCGCACGGCGGGTGGCGCGGATCTGTTGGCACCCGACGCGCCGCTACGGGTCGTGGTCGGGGCGGCCGCTCCGGGTGCAACGGCGGTGGAGGTCGGGCCCCGCGTCGGCGTGAGGCTGGCGGCGGACGTCCCCTGGCGCTTCGTGGCCGCGGGGAGCCGCTGGGTCTCGGACTACCGGCGCCACCCACGGGCGGCCCCTCGGGCGACGTAG
- a CDS encoding transglycosylase domain-containing protein: protein MRSGETSSTRPTRWAVGLLAACSLVLSACSPFVELQPLGSELDLRPPVATSVMVDAEGNQLAELHGEQDRDPVALEQIPQVVRDAVIAVEDARFYEHVGVDARAIARALVVNTIEREILQGGSTITQQLVKNAITGDDQTVDRKLAEASLAIQLEADLTKDEILEAYLNTVYFGNGSYGIGAAARRYFGIDVSQLDLHQAALLAGMLRAPANFDPYDRPAQARGRRDLVLDLMSEQSLITEAEQEAAISQGLGVQPLPPDIDWVHPYAVDHALEELQRNPVFHVLGATASERAERLFGGGLRIQTTIQPQAQLAAQQAIDAILIAPASDPRAALVAVEPATGAITALVGGEDYTDPLDPVARFNLATDGRRQPGSSFKPVVLAAALEAGWSLDDVIPSPAQVSVPLAPGLPDWNVGNAGGQGYGELTLRTATALSVNTAFANLINDVGAEAVVDMAGRLGITSDLRPLQSIALGAQEVSPLEMATVTATIAAGGVRRDPGIIQSITDRDGVVIWERPVDDGEQVIDPEIAQAITLAMVEVVRSGTGVGADLGRPTAGKTGTSQDNADAWFTGFTPDLATAVWIGYPEGRVAMVPPRTRVIVQGGGWPAEVFARFGVQALADQVATPFANVDGELITVTVDLTRDCLPNPFTPRSVIGERGYVVGSEPTEVCAEPSGPPTVDVPVVEGLSADQARQALNEAGFTVFEKPQFDTSRPPGVVIAQSPSPGADQVLAETGFNATITISSADRTGTIVPDLLGRSIAVARETLEEQGFNVSVRLECPDGSIDCVGAAQSPGVVWQQSPEATQRVPVFSEVTLFAYPG from the coding sequence ATGAGGTCGGGCGAGACGTCATCGACACGGCCGACTCGGTGGGCCGTGGGGCTGCTCGCTGCCTGCAGTCTGGTTCTCTCGGCCTGCTCCCCCTTCGTGGAGCTCCAGCCGTTGGGGTCAGAACTCGATCTGCGCCCACCGGTGGCGACGTCGGTCATGGTCGACGCCGAGGGCAACCAACTGGCGGAGCTCCACGGCGAGCAAGACCGGGACCCAGTGGCCCTGGAGCAGATCCCGCAGGTGGTCCGGGATGCCGTGATCGCTGTGGAGGACGCGCGATTCTACGAACACGTCGGCGTCGACGCGCGGGCGATCGCCAGGGCATTGGTCGTCAACACGATCGAGCGGGAGATCCTGCAGGGCGGCTCGACCATCACGCAGCAGTTGGTGAAGAACGCGATCACCGGCGATGACCAGACCGTGGATCGCAAGCTTGCCGAGGCGAGCCTGGCCATCCAGTTGGAGGCGGACCTCACCAAGGACGAAATCCTCGAGGCGTACCTGAACACCGTCTACTTCGGCAACGGCTCGTATGGGATCGGCGCGGCGGCCCGCCGGTACTTCGGGATCGACGTCAGCCAGCTGGACCTGCACCAGGCGGCGCTGCTGGCCGGCATGCTGCGGGCGCCCGCGAACTTCGACCCGTACGACCGTCCGGCCCAGGCGCGTGGCCGGCGCGACCTCGTTCTTGATCTGATGTCGGAGCAGTCGCTCATCACCGAGGCCGAGCAGGAGGCGGCCATCAGCCAGGGGTTGGGGGTCCAGCCGCTGCCACCGGACATCGACTGGGTGCACCCCTATGCCGTCGACCACGCGCTGGAGGAGCTGCAGCGCAACCCTGTCTTCCACGTGCTCGGCGCGACCGCGTCCGAGCGGGCCGAACGGCTGTTCGGCGGTGGCCTGCGCATCCAGACGACCATCCAACCGCAGGCCCAGCTGGCGGCGCAGCAGGCGATCGACGCGATCCTCATCGCCCCGGCGTCCGACCCTCGGGCGGCGCTGGTGGCGGTCGAGCCGGCGACCGGCGCGATCACCGCGCTCGTGGGCGGCGAGGACTACACCGACCCACTGGACCCCGTGGCGCGGTTCAACCTGGCCACGGACGGGCGCCGGCAGCCAGGATCCTCGTTCAAGCCGGTCGTCCTGGCGGCGGCCCTCGAGGCGGGTTGGTCCCTGGATGACGTCATCCCTTCCCCCGCGCAGGTGTCGGTGCCGCTGGCGCCCGGGCTGCCCGACTGGAACGTGGGCAACGCCGGTGGGCAGGGCTACGGGGAGCTGACCCTCCGGACCGCGACCGCACTCTCGGTGAACACCGCGTTCGCCAACCTGATCAACGACGTGGGCGCCGAGGCGGTCGTGGACATGGCCGGGCGGTTGGGCATCACCAGTGACCTCCGCCCGCTCCAGTCGATCGCGCTCGGAGCGCAGGAGGTCAGTCCGCTCGAGATGGCGACCGTCACCGCGACGATCGCAGCGGGCGGGGTCCGACGTGACCCCGGCATCATCCAGTCCATCACGGACCGGGACGGCGTGGTCATCTGGGAGCGACCCGTCGACGACGGTGAGCAGGTCATCGATCCCGAGATCGCCCAGGCCATCACCCTGGCGATGGTCGAGGTGGTGCGGTCCGGCACCGGGGTCGGCGCTGATCTGGGCCGACCGACGGCGGGCAAGACCGGGACCTCTCAGGACAACGCCGACGCGTGGTTCACCGGCTTCACGCCGGATCTCGCCACCGCGGTGTGGATCGGCTATCCGGAGGGGCGGGTGGCCATGGTGCCGCCGCGAACCCGGGTCATCGTGCAGGGAGGTGGGTGGCCGGCCGAGGTGTTCGCTCGCTTCGGCGTGCAGGCGCTCGCCGATCAGGTCGCCACGCCCTTCGCGAACGTGGACGGGGAACTCATCACGGTCACGGTGGACCTCACGCGCGACTGCCTGCCCAACCCCTTCACGCCGCGCTCGGTCATCGGTGAGCGGGGCTACGTCGTCGGCTCCGAGCCAACCGAGGTGTGCGCAGAGCCCTCCGGGCCACCGACGGTCGACGTACCGGTGGTGGAGGGGCTGTCAGCCGATCAGGCCCGGCAGGCGCTGAACGAGGCCGGCTTCACCGTGTTCGAGAAGCCGCAGTTCGACACGTCAAGGCCGCCTGGCGTGGTCATCGCGCAGTCGCCGTCGCCCGGCGCGGACCAGGTCCTGGCCGAGACCGGCTTCAACGCCACGATCACGATCTCGAGTGCTGACCGGACCGGGACGATCGTTCCGGACCTCCTCGGCCGCTCGATCGCGGTGGCCCGGGAGACGCTCGAGGAACAGGGGTTCAACGTGTCTGTCCGTCTGGAGTGCCCCGACGGCTCGATCGACTGCGTGGGCGCTGCCCAGAGCCCCGGGGTGGTGTGGCAGCAGTCGCCGGAGGCGACCCAGCGGGTGCCCGTCTTCTCCGAGGTCACCCTCTTCGCCTACCCGGGATAG